TCAGCGAGAAGCCGACCTACGTGGTGACGAACTTCACCCGCAAGAACCGCATCCGCCAGGACTTCTTCTCCGGCCCGCGAGGCAAGCGGGAGAGCCTGGAGAACGTCAAACGGCAGTTCGACACCGACCGCCACGTCTTCGTCGGCACCTCGGCGGAGGACGAGGCGCTCGCCGAGGCGGTCGACTGGGAGTACCTCCCGCTCGAGACGGCCGCCGAAGCCGCGGGGTGGACGATCGGCGACCCGGAGCAGCCGACGACCGCGAGCGGGGAGTCGCGCGACGACTGGCCCTGACGGCGACGGACATACCTGAATCTTTATACGTTTTCCCGACCCGAAACGCGGTATGGCCCTGGATATCGGTTCTGCGCTGTCCGAGGGAGCGAGTCGCGCGTTCGAGCGGAACGGCCTGCTCCTCCTCGCCCTCTTCGCGACGCTCGGCGTCGTCGCGGGACTCGCGGGCGACGTCATCGCGAGCGAGTTGCTGCGACAGTTCGTCGAACTCGCGACCGAAGCGGCCCGCGAGCAGGGCGACCCCGCGGCCGCCCGGGAGTTCCGACAGAGCGTCCCGCGCGTAGATCCGATCGTCACGATGCCGATCGGCGCGGCGGTCGTCCTGGCGCTCGCCGCGTTCGTCCTGAACGAGGCGGCCCGCATCGTCGCCGACCGAACGTTCGTCAGCGACGCGACCGAGACCCTCTACGAGCCGACCCGGAACCTCCCGCTCGCGGTCGTCAACGGCGTCGTCGCGGTCATCGTCGTCGGGTTCGTCATCGTCGCCGGGTTCTCCGTCGGACTGCTCGGGCTGCTCGTCGGCGGTCCCATCCTCGCGACGTTCCTCGGCGTGAGCCTCTTCTTCGTCCGTCAGGAGATCGCCGTCGAGGACAAGAACTTCGTCGACGCGCTCGTGGGTAGCTGGGCGCTCGCGAAGGGCGACCGCCTCGAACTATTCGTGCTGGCGCTCGCGCTGCTCATCGTGTCGCTCCTCGTCGGGGGCGTCCTCGGGTTCGTCGTCGGGCTCCTGCCGGCCCCGATCGCGCTCGTGGGGAACGCGATCGTCAGCGCTGGCGTCGGCGTCTTCGCCAGCGCCGTCGTCGCCGACGCCTACCGTCAGCTCGTTGCCGCGAAGCGCGACGGCGACGCGGCGACGGACGATCGACTGCCCGACGCCGAGGAGTGGAACGACCCGGCCTGGTAGGCGGAACGCCTTACTTCCGACCCGACGTACGGACGCCCATGGCAGATCGGAGGAACGTCGACGTCGACGTCGAGGTGGAGGTAGAAGTGGACGAGCGGGAACTCGAGATCGAGGTCGGCGAGACGCGGACCGCGGAGGCAGAACTGGAGGTAGACGGCCTCTCCATCGAGGTTGAGATCGAGATCTCGGTCGAAGGTGACGAGGGAAATGACGACGAAGAGGACGAAGAGGACGAGGACGACGAAGAAGACGGAGACGAGGACGACGAAGAAGACGAGGAATGAGACGGGAATGAGACGGGGAGGGCGACGGTGAGAGCGAAGCGGGCGACGCCTCGTCGCGAACCGCCGCGCAAGCGCGGCGCTTAACAGCGAGACGGCGTAAGCTCTCTGTATGTCTGAACCTCGCGTGCCGGGCGGCCGCGGAGCCGAACTGTCGTTGCCCTGTGGCGAGTCCGTCGCCGTCCACGACCTCGACATGGGGATGCGGGAGTTCGCCTGTCCCTGCGGCGCGACGCACGCCGTCGTGATGGACATGCACCCGCTCGGTCGATGGGTTCCGGAGGACCTCGTCGCGGTGCTGCGCGAGACGGTCGGGACCTCGACGGGCGACGAGTTCGACACCATGCACGTCATGGGGATGGTGCTGGAGGAGTTCCCCGAGGCCGTCGTCAGCCTGGACGCGAGCGAGGACGGGCACGTCGGCTTCGCGCTCGTCTGGGTGACCGACTTCGACGCCCGTCGCCTGCACGAGATCGTCGTCGAGTTGCTCGTCGAGCTGATGGAGCACGCCGTCAGCCACGCCCGCGACGATCGCGCGATGACCGAGTTCGAAGAGCAGATGCTCCAGTTCGACGTGAGCGCGTTCGTCGAGGAGTACCGCGCCCAGCGCGACTTCGAGGACGAGTTCGATCGGCCGGCGTGACCGTCCAACCCTTTACGCGTACGGCCCAACGGTTATCACCCCCCACCGAGTGTGCACCCACATGCCCACGCGCCGCGGCGAGTTCGAGCGCATCCGGTCCGTCCTCGCGGACGCAGACGACCGAGAACCGCTGACCGCGCGTGAGATCCTCGACCTGCTGGAGGCCCACGGCGAGTCGTTCGAGAGCGCCCACCGGGTCGCCACGGTGCTCGGCAGACGCGAGGGAACCGACGTCGAGGTCATCCGCGACCGGCCCTATCGCTACCGCGTGATCGACGGGACGGACTGAACTCCCTCGACGGCACGTCGTTCCCCGCCGCTTCCCGACTCGTTCTGCGTACCGCGTGCCGTCCTCCCCGGCGGTACCCCCATCGGTTCCCCGCCGGTTCGTGTCTCCCGTCACTCCGCGTTCGTGTTCCTCGTCCGCTTCTGTGTTCCTCGTCCGTTCTATTCCTCGCGTGCGCACGCAAAAACCGTGAGAACGACGCACGGCCGCAAACGCCCCGATGAGGGGGATCGCTGCGGACCGCGTAGCCGTCAGGGGGCGTTCGCGAGCGCCGACGCCCGTTCCGAAATTCGTAATCCGATTTCGTGATTCGTAGCGATTCGTCGGATTTATTACGATGTACCGAGTCCGACCGTGTAATGAGCGACGAGGACGAGCTACGCTCGGCTGACGCCGGGACGGAGCCAGAGGAACGGACGATCCTGCTCATCGGAAGCGGCCCGATCCAGATCGGGCAGGCGGCCGAGTTCGACTACTCCGGCGCGCAGGCCTGCCGCGCACTCGAAGAGGAGGGCGCGCGAGTCGTCCTCGTCAACTCCAACCCCGCGACGATCATGACCGACCCCGAGATGGCCGACAAGGTGTACATCGAGCCCATCACGACCGAGGCCATCGCGGAGATCGTCCGGAAGGAGCGGCCGGACGGCGTCATCGCGGGGCTGGGCGGTCAGACCGGGCTGAACGTCACCGCCGAGCTCGCGGAGGAGGGCGTCCTCTCCGAGTACGACGTCGAGATCATGGGGACGCCCCTCGACACCATCTACGCGACCGAGGACCGCGACCTCTTCCGCCAGCGGATGGAGGACATCGGCCAGCCCGTCCCGCGCTCGACGACGATCGCGCTCGAGGAGGGCGAGTCGGTGACGAACCTCGACGAGGCGGCGCTCCACGAGCGCGTCGACGAGGCCGTCGAGTCGGTCGGCGGGCTTCCGGTCATCTCGCGGACCACCTACACGCTCGGGGGGAGCGGGTCGGGCGTCGTCGAGGACATCGAGGAGCTGTACGAGCGCGTCCGCAAGGGCCTCCGCCTCTCGCGCAACAACGAGGTCCTCATCACCGAGTCGATCGCGGGCTGGATCGAGCTGGAGTACGAGGTGATGCGCGACGCCGACGACTCCTGCATCATCATCTGCAACATGGAGAACCTCGACCCGATGGGCATCCACACGGGCGAGTCGATGGTCGTGACGCCGTCGCAGGTCATCCCCGACGACGGCCACCAGGAGATGCGCACCGCGGCGCTCGACGTGATCCGCGACCTGGGGATCCAGGGCGGCTGTAACATCCAGTTCGCCTGGCGGGACGACGGCACGCCGGGCGGGGAGTACCGCGTCGTCGAGGTGAACCCGCGTGTGTCCCGCTCCTCCGCGCTCGCCTCGAAGGCGACCGGCTACCCCATCGCCCGCGTGACGGCGAAGGTCGCGCTCGGAAAGCGCCTCCACGAGATCGAAAACGAGATCACCGGCGAGACGACCGCCGCCTTCGAACCCGCAATCGACTACGTCGTCACGAAGGTCCCCCGGTGGCCCAAGGACAAGTTCGGCGACGTGGACTTCACGCTCGGCACGGCGATGAAGTCCACCGGCGAGGCGATGGCGATCGGGCGGACCTTCGAGGAGTCGCTGCTCAAGGCCCTCCGGTCGAGCGAGTACGAGCCGAACGTCGACTGGGCGGCGGTGGGTGACGAGGAACTCGAGGCCGACTACCTGGAGACGCCGACGCCCGACCGGCCCTACGCCGTGTTCGAGGCGTTCGAGCGCGGCTACACCGTCGAGGAGGTCGTCGAGCTGACCGGCATCCACACGTGGTACGTCGAGCGCTTCGCGCGGATCGTCGAGGCCACCGAGGCCGCCTCGCGGGGCGACTTCGCGCCCGCCGCGAGCGCCGGCTTCACCAACCACGAGATCACGGCGCTGGCCGGCGGCGAGTTCGGCGACACGCACGCCTCCTGGCTCCCGACGGTCGGCCCGGACGACGCGGAGCCCGAGGCGCGTCCCGACGGCGCGGGGGCGACGGTCGACGAGGTGGAGGCCGACGTGCCCGGGCGCACGTACAAGCAGGTCGACACCTGCGCCGGCGAGTTCGCCGCCTCGACCCCGTACTACTACTCCTCGCGCCAGCCCGAGTGGTTCCGGGGGCCGTACGAGGGCGAGGCGGCCGCCGGCGAACTCCGCGTCGACCGGGACGTGGAGAGCGTCGTCGTGGTCGGCGGCGGGCCGATCCGCATCGGCCAGGGCGTCGAGTTCGACTACTGCGCCGTCCACGCGGTGCGCGCGCTCCGCGAGATGGGTAGCGAGGCGCTATACGCCTCGCACGATTCGAGCGGGGAACGCCCGCGAGACCACATCGACGCCCACGTCGTGAACAACAACCCGGAGACGGTCTCGACCGACTACGACACCTCCGACGGCCTGTTCTTCGAGCCGATCACCGCCGAGGAGGTCGCCGACGTGGTCGAGGCGACCGGGGCCGACGGCGTGATGGTCCAGTTCGGCGGGCAGACCTCCGTGAACATCGGCGCGCCGCTGGAGGCTGAACTCCGGCGTCGGGGCCTCGACTGCGAGGTCCTCGGGACGAGCGTCGACGCGATGGACCTCGCGGAGGACCGCGACCGGTTCAACCGCCTGATGGACGGCCTCGGCGTCAGCCAGCCCCGCGGCGGCACCGCGACGAGCGAGGCGGAGGCCCTCGAACTCGCTCACGACATCGGTTACCCCGTCCTCGTCCGCCCCTCCTACGTCCTCGGCGGCCGCGCGATGGAGGTCGTCTACGACGACGAGGAACTCTCGACCTACATCGAGGAGGCCGTCCGCGTCAGTCCCGAGAAGCCCATTCTGATCGATGAGTTCCTCGAGGACGCGGTCGAACTCGACGTTGACGCCGTGAGCGACGGCGAGGACGTGCTCATCGGCGGCATCATGGAGCACGTCGAGAGCGCCGGCGTCCACTCCGGCGACTCCGCCTGCGCCATCCCGCCGCGTTCGCTCGGCCGGGAGGTCAACCGTGAGGTCCGCGAGGTGACCGAGAAGATCGCCCGCGCGCTCGACACGGTCGGCCTGCTGAACGTGCAACTGGCCGTGAAGGACGGCGAGGTGTACGTGCTGGAGGCGAACCCGCGCGCCTCGCGGACGGTCCCGTTCGTCTCGAAGGCGACGGGCGTCCCCATCGCCAAGCTCGCGGCGAAGGTGATGGCGGGCGCGTCGCTCGCCGACCTCGACGCCGAGGAGCGGGTGCCCGTTCACACCAGCGTCAAGGAGGTCGTCCTCCCGTTCGACCGCCTGCCCGGCTCCGATCCGCGCCTCGGACCGGAGATGAAGTCCACCGGCGAGGTGATGGGGACCGCGCGGTCCTTCGGCAAGGCCTACGACAAGGCGCAGGACGCGACGAACCGGCCCGTCCCGACCGCGGGGACGGCCATCGTCGACCTTGACGTGGACGGGTTCGAGGAGTTCTTCGACCTGCTGGAGATCGAGGGCGCGGCGGCCCGCCGCGAGGCCGTCCGCGAGGGCGAGGTCGACCTCGTCGTCTCGCGCGACCGGCCGACGCTCGAGGCGTGCGTCGAGGAGGCGGTCACGTACTTCTCGACCGAGGCGAGCGCCGAGGCCGCGCTCGACGCCATCCGCGCCCGCGACGACCCGCTCGACGTACAGAGCGTCGACGAGCGCCCGACGCGGGTCGAGCGCTGGGGGCAGCCGAAGGCGGAGTAGGCCGAGGCGGAGTAGGCCGAGGCGGACGAGGCCAAAGCGAACGGCGGGGAGACGGCGACCCGGCGACCGAGGCCGACCCCCACCGTCAAGCGGCGGACGTGATGTAGTTCAGATGATGCGAACGGCAAAAATCGTTATCCGTTGCTTCTCCTAACGTCAGGGTAATGAGTTCCGACAAATCGCGCCGAACGCCGGGGCGCGCCTCTCGATCGTCGCGCTCGCCGTCACGCGGAGGCGGAGGCGGAGGCGGAGACGGGGGCGGAGACGGAGGCGGCGGCGGAAGAGGCGGAGGCGACGACGAGTCGATCCTGGAGGACATCGGCGGTATCACCGTCATCGTGGTCGCCATCGCGGTGCTCCTCATCGCCATCGCCGCCATCGGGTTCTGGGTCATCCCGTCGTTCTTCGGCGACGGCGGGGACAACGCGACCAACGCCACGAACGTCACCAACAACACCACGAACGTCACCAACAACACCACGAACGTCACCAACAACACCACGAACCGTACGGCGACCGACGCGCCGGCGACCACCGAACCGACGGAGGAGCCGACCGAGGAGCCGACGGGGACGCCGACGGCGACGCCGGAGCCCACGCCGACGGAGACGCCCGAACCGACACCTGAACCCACGCCCGAGCCGACCCCCGAGCCCACGCCCGAGCCGACGCCCACGCCGACGCCCGAACCCACCCCCGAACCGACGCCGGAACCGACCCCCACGCCGACGGAGACGCCGTCGGGGAACGGGACGAACAGTACGGGCGGAACGAACGGTACCGGTGGGACGAACGGTACCGACGGAACCAACACCACCGGCGGGGCGAACAGCGTCAGTGGGACAAACGCCATCGGCGGGACGACCAGCGCCGGTGAGACGGCCCGTACCAGCAGGGCGAACGGTTCCGGCGAAGCGAACGGGAGTAGCGGGGCCAGCGGCCCCGGTGAACCGAACGGTTCCAGCGGGACGGACGGTCCCGGTGGAACGAACGGCAGCGGCGGGAGCAATAGCACCGACGGGAGCAATAGCACCGGCGGAGCGAGCGATTCCGGCCGAACGAACGACACCAGTGGAACGAACAGTTCCGGCGTCGAGAACGGCACGACGGCGTGATCGCCGCCGTCAGTCGTCGCCCGCGGCCTCGGCCTCGACATCGACGGTCGGCGCGCCGTCGAAGCCCTCCGTGAGATCCGCGTCGCGCCACGTTCCCCGCAGGAACCAGAGGTAGGCGACGACGCCGCCCGCCACGTTGGAGACGGCGAAGGACACCCAGAGGCCGAACTCGCCGAGCGCGTCGGCCGCGACCCACGCCATCGGGAGCCGGATCACGCCGAGCATGACGATGGCGACGGCGGCCGCGATGAGCGTCTTCCCGGCCCCCCGGAACCCGCCGCTGTAGGAGCGCATGACGCCGATGAAGCCGAACGTCGGCGCGGTGATGCGGAGGAAGTCGGTCGCCACTGCGACGACGGCCGGGTTGTCGGTGAACACCGCCGCGATGGGGGCCGCGGCGAGGAAGATGGCGAGCCCGAGGGCCGTGAGCGTCACGAGCATCACCTTCGCGCCGTAGTGGTTCGTCCGCTCGGCGCGGTCGAGGTTCCGCGCGCCGATGTTCTGGCCGGTCATCGTCTCGACGCCCTGCGAGAAGGCGATGGCGGGGAGGAAGATCACCGAGAAGACCCGCGTGCCGATGCCGAAGGCGGCGACGGTCGTCGTCGGGAACGCGGCGATGATGAACAGCATGAGGTTCACCGAGAGCGCGCGGCCGGTCCCCTCGACGCTCGCGGGTAGCCCGATGTCGAGCAGCCGCCGGGCGTACCGCCGCTCGGGCAGGAGTTGCCCGAGACGGATCCGCACGCCACGCTCCCCCCGGAACATGATGCCGATTCCGACGGCGAACGCCAGCGCGCGGCTGAAGACCGTCGCGATGGCGGCCCCCTCGATCCCCGCCCCCGCGAAGCCGGTCCGGGCGAGGAGGGTCGCCTCGAGGCCGCGCGCGCCCAGGTAGCCGAACAGCGGGTTGTCGTCGAAGCCGAAGATGAAGATCGGATCGAGCGCGATGTTGAGCACGACCGACCCGAACATGACGAGCATG
The Halomarina pelagica DNA segment above includes these coding regions:
- a CDS encoding DUF5815 family protein, yielding MSEPRVPGGRGAELSLPCGESVAVHDLDMGMREFACPCGATHAVVMDMHPLGRWVPEDLVAVLRETVGTSTGDEFDTMHVMGMVLEEFPEAVVSLDASEDGHVGFALVWVTDFDARRLHEIVVELLVELMEHAVSHARDDRAMTEFEEQMLQFDVSAFVEEYRAQRDFEDEFDRPA
- a CDS encoding MATE family efflux transporter, whose amino-acid sequence is MSVRDRLGSLFKDREELDLTSGSIAKPLLYLSVPIVITNLLQTAYNLADTFWLGQYSTEALAAITFAFPMVFLLIALALGLSVAGSVLVAQYTGAEEPRRAEYAASQTVGFTVVVSLLLGALGYVAVDDFLRILGAAPEVVPLATGYMQVYSLGLLFVFGFAVFVSLMRGYGDTVTPMLVMFGSVVLNIALDPIFIFGFDDNPLFGYLGARGLEATLLARTGFAGAGIEGAAIATVFSRALAFAVGIGIMFRGERGVRIRLGQLLPERRYARRLLDIGLPASVEGTGRALSVNLMLFIIAAFPTTTVAAFGIGTRVFSVIFLPAIAFSQGVETMTGQNIGARNLDRAERTNHYGAKVMLVTLTALGLAIFLAAAPIAAVFTDNPAVVAVATDFLRITAPTFGFIGVMRSYSGGFRGAGKTLIAAAVAIVMLGVIRLPMAWVAADALGEFGLWVSFAVSNVAGGVVAYLWFLRGTWRDADLTEGFDGAPTVDVEAEAAGDD
- a CDS encoding DUF7124 domain-containing protein encodes the protein MNGGGSSDMTLAFELEALQRLADPEAVFSDARTWTKYLGVVSEKPTYVVTNFTRKNRIRQDFFSGPRGKRESLENVKRQFDTDRHVFVGTSAEDEALAEAVDWEYLPLETAAEAAGWTIGDPEQPTTASGESRDDWP
- the carB gene encoding carbamoyl-phosphate synthase large subunit; this encodes MSDEDELRSADAGTEPEERTILLIGSGPIQIGQAAEFDYSGAQACRALEEEGARVVLVNSNPATIMTDPEMADKVYIEPITTEAIAEIVRKERPDGVIAGLGGQTGLNVTAELAEEGVLSEYDVEIMGTPLDTIYATEDRDLFRQRMEDIGQPVPRSTTIALEEGESVTNLDEAALHERVDEAVESVGGLPVISRTTYTLGGSGSGVVEDIEELYERVRKGLRLSRNNEVLITESIAGWIELEYEVMRDADDSCIIICNMENLDPMGIHTGESMVVTPSQVIPDDGHQEMRTAALDVIRDLGIQGGCNIQFAWRDDGTPGGEYRVVEVNPRVSRSSALASKATGYPIARVTAKVALGKRLHEIENEITGETTAAFEPAIDYVVTKVPRWPKDKFGDVDFTLGTAMKSTGEAMAIGRTFEESLLKALRSSEYEPNVDWAAVGDEELEADYLETPTPDRPYAVFEAFERGYTVEEVVELTGIHTWYVERFARIVEATEAASRGDFAPAASAGFTNHEITALAGGEFGDTHASWLPTVGPDDAEPEARPDGAGATVDEVEADVPGRTYKQVDTCAGEFAASTPYYYSSRQPEWFRGPYEGEAAAGELRVDRDVESVVVVGGGPIRIGQGVEFDYCAVHAVRALREMGSEALYASHDSSGERPRDHIDAHVVNNNPETVSTDYDTSDGLFFEPITAEEVADVVEATGADGVMVQFGGQTSVNIGAPLEAELRRRGLDCEVLGTSVDAMDLAEDRDRFNRLMDGLGVSQPRGGTATSEAEALELAHDIGYPVLVRPSYVLGGRAMEVVYDDEELSTYIEEAVRVSPEKPILIDEFLEDAVELDVDAVSDGEDVLIGGIMEHVESAGVHSGDSACAIPPRSLGREVNREVREVTEKIARALDTVGLLNVQLAVKDGEVYVLEANPRASRTVPFVSKATGVPIAKLAAKVMAGASLADLDAEERVPVHTSVKEVVLPFDRLPGSDPRLGPEMKSTGEVMGTARSFGKAYDKAQDATNRPVPTAGTAIVDLDVDGFEEFFDLLEIEGAAARREAVREGEVDLVVSRDRPTLEACVEEAVTYFSTEASAEAALDAIRARDDPLDVQSVDERPTRVERWGQPKAE